From Luteococcus japonicus, one genomic window encodes:
- a CDS encoding carboxyl transferase domain-containing protein, with translation MSIPTQATSIHRLAIINRGEAAMRLIHAVRELNAEHPERPAIEVIALHTTGEAHAMFVREADIAHDLGPAGTRPYIDMARLEQALVQTRADAAWVGWGFVAEDPAFADLCTKLGITFVGPSAEAMRQLGDKIGSKLIAEEVGVPVAPWSQGAVDTLDDALSVANRIGYPLMLKATAGGGGRGIQKVTCDADLTDVFDRTRGEAERAFGSGTVFLESLVTGARHIEVQVISDGQNAWALGVRDCTVQRRNQKVIEESASPLLSPEKAAEVKASAERLAVRVGYRGACTVEFLYQPTDELFAFLEVNTRLQVEHPITEVTTRTDLVKLQLRVAIGGTLTGDKPAEIGHAIEARLNAEDPDRDFAPAPGLIQHLVLPQGPGIRVDTGVEAGDTIPADFDSMIAKIIAYGSTRTEALGRLRRAMADTQVVIDGGTTNKSFILELLDQPAVVDGTGPDGWADTGWIDRTRAAGGLQRSTHSGAALVVAGIEAYLAAENVERARFLDTARRGRPLANHELGRPAELKLRGTTHHVQVLRMGPHEFEVRLGSSGDAPTVVAEFTRQDEFTARLVIGERVHRVLLGAPGPVQTLEVDGQTHRVSRDEGGVLRSQAPALVVATPVQEGAVVNAGDRVLVLESMKMETIITAPFAARVKEIAVRAGTQVETGAPLARLEPLAEPSDETPQDTGVALDLPADAAAINCPDTARTALRQVVLGFDTDPDDPAVPLTRYLDLRTADEQTVAAEARLLAVFADVVELHRNQPDRTHADDAPGRTADRVHTTREFFQRYLHSLDVEREQLPEEFADRLTAVMAHYGVAGLDHTEDLEEAVFRLFLLQQRWTPALQVVTGILQQWAAMDRPREAGAETRAILDRLVIATQRRFPRIGDLARSIRFAWFDKPALDAQQATALAQVPELLGHLHALPEGPTRQAVAEELVSAPDRLVGFLGVDPTRRATAEEPLLGILTQRHYRGHDLTNLTESTVEGHGVVTADYVIDEQPTRLVSVIAALEEFRPGSSLESVIASLVTERSDGQDAVLDLYLTAEEATTGDALAAELIARADQMAFVTGLRRLVVSVLPLHEGSVEYLTLRPGSAGLTEERIQRGHHPMVGRQLNLWRLANFDLERLEAPGSTVLLKATATTNADDVRLVALAQVRRLSILRDEDGKVTGMPHLERALINATDAIRRARAGARKGELDHNHVWIHIWGEHDVDLRNLRQLERTLAPLTADAGITEVRIQATVTRTPGTPPVPTVVRFSLQPGFGVRFQIQDPATDPLAPVSAYDEKVLRARRRGLVYPYELFGLVSSSRGTAVELDLDESGALVPVNREHGLNTAGIIVADVSTPTPIHPEGVRRIVLFGDPLKSLGSIGGAEADRIVAAIDLAEREQLPVDWFTLSSGARISMESGTENMDAVAHALRRIVNFTQDGGEINVIVAGINVGAQPYWNAEATMLMHTKGILVMTPDSAMVLTGKQSLDFSGGVSAEDNHGIGGYDRIMGPNGQAQYWASDLAGAQQVLMRHYEHSYVAPGESRPREIPTQDEDGRDVGTTPHSCEGSDFATVAEIFSTDKNPERKKPFDIRTVMRAVADADHEPLERWATMANADTSVVFDTTIGGLPSTLIGIESKPTPRAGYLPADGPDSFTGGTLFPRSSKKTARAINAASGNRPVVVLANLSGFDGSPESMRNLQLEYGAEIGRAMVNFEGPIVFIVISRYHGGAFVVFSKALNDDMTVLALEGSYASVIGGAPAAAVVFARDVSRRVEADARLVELKQRIAQADEAGKVPLQAELAELREEVRAEMISTVAGEFDAVHNVHRAVEVGSIDEVVSVSTLRPRIIEILRSKLR, from the coding sequence ATGAGCATCCCGACCCAGGCCACCAGCATCCACCGCCTCGCCATCATCAACCGCGGCGAGGCCGCGATGCGCCTGATCCACGCGGTGCGGGAGCTCAACGCGGAGCACCCCGAGCGGCCGGCCATCGAGGTCATTGCCCTGCACACCACCGGCGAGGCCCATGCCATGTTCGTCCGGGAGGCGGACATCGCCCACGACCTCGGACCGGCTGGCACCCGCCCCTACATCGACATGGCCAGGCTTGAGCAGGCCCTGGTCCAGACCCGCGCCGACGCCGCATGGGTCGGCTGGGGCTTCGTCGCCGAGGATCCCGCCTTCGCGGACCTTTGCACCAAGCTCGGCATCACCTTCGTCGGGCCGAGCGCCGAGGCCATGCGCCAGCTGGGCGACAAGATTGGCTCGAAGCTGATCGCCGAGGAGGTAGGAGTCCCCGTCGCGCCGTGGAGCCAGGGCGCCGTCGACACCCTCGATGATGCGCTCTCGGTGGCCAACCGGATCGGCTACCCCCTGATGCTGAAGGCCACCGCCGGCGGTGGCGGCCGTGGCATCCAGAAGGTGACCTGCGACGCAGACCTCACCGATGTCTTCGACCGCACCCGCGGCGAGGCCGAACGCGCCTTCGGTTCCGGCACCGTCTTCCTGGAGAGCCTGGTCACCGGCGCCCGGCACATCGAGGTGCAGGTGATCAGCGACGGCCAGAACGCCTGGGCCCTTGGTGTGCGTGACTGCACCGTGCAGCGCCGCAACCAGAAGGTCATCGAGGAGTCCGCGTCTCCCCTGCTCAGCCCGGAGAAGGCCGCCGAGGTCAAGGCCAGCGCCGAACGACTCGCGGTCCGCGTCGGCTACCGGGGCGCCTGCACCGTCGAATTCCTCTACCAACCCACCGACGAGTTGTTCGCCTTCCTCGAGGTGAACACCCGGCTGCAGGTGGAGCACCCGATCACCGAGGTGACCACCCGTACCGACCTGGTCAAGCTGCAGCTGCGCGTGGCCATCGGCGGCACCCTCACCGGTGACAAGCCCGCCGAGATCGGCCATGCCATCGAGGCCAGGCTCAATGCCGAGGACCCCGACCGTGACTTCGCCCCAGCACCGGGCCTGATCCAGCACCTGGTCCTGCCCCAGGGGCCGGGCATCCGCGTCGACACCGGAGTCGAGGCCGGAGACACCATCCCCGCCGACTTCGACTCCATGATCGCCAAGATCATCGCCTACGGCTCAACCCGCACCGAAGCCCTCGGCCGCCTGCGCCGCGCCATGGCCGACACCCAGGTGGTCATCGACGGCGGCACGACGAACAAGTCCTTCATCCTGGAACTGCTCGACCAGCCCGCCGTGGTCGACGGCACGGGCCCCGACGGTTGGGCCGACACCGGCTGGATCGACCGCACCCGTGCAGCCGGTGGCCTGCAGCGCAGCACCCACTCGGGCGCCGCCCTGGTGGTTGCCGGCATCGAGGCCTACCTCGCCGCCGAGAACGTCGAGCGTGCCCGATTCCTCGACACCGCGCGCCGCGGCCGCCCGCTGGCCAACCACGAGCTCGGGCGCCCGGCGGAACTGAAGCTGCGCGGCACCACCCATCACGTGCAGGTCTTGCGGATGGGCCCGCACGAGTTCGAGGTCCGGCTGGGCAGCAGCGGTGATGCCCCCACAGTCGTGGCCGAGTTCACCCGGCAGGACGAGTTCACGGCCCGCCTCGTGATCGGCGAGCGGGTCCACCGGGTCCTGCTCGGCGCCCCCGGCCCGGTGCAGACCCTCGAGGTCGATGGCCAGACCCATCGCGTCAGCCGCGACGAGGGCGGCGTGCTGCGCAGTCAGGCCCCCGCCCTGGTCGTCGCCACCCCCGTCCAGGAGGGCGCCGTGGTCAACGCCGGTGACCGCGTCCTGGTGCTGGAGTCCATGAAGATGGAGACCATCATCACCGCCCCCTTCGCGGCCCGCGTCAAGGAGATCGCCGTGCGCGCCGGCACCCAGGTGGAGACCGGCGCTCCTCTGGCCCGTCTGGAACCGCTGGCCGAACCCAGCGACGAGACGCCCCAGGACACGGGCGTCGCACTGGACCTGCCCGCCGATGCCGCGGCGATCAACTGCCCCGACACCGCCCGGACCGCCCTGCGTCAGGTGGTGCTCGGCTTCGACACCGACCCGGACGACCCGGCAGTGCCACTGACCCGATACCTGGATCTGCGCACCGCCGACGAGCAGACCGTCGCCGCAGAGGCCCGTCTACTGGCTGTCTTCGCCGACGTCGTCGAGCTGCACCGCAACCAGCCGGACCGCACCCACGCCGATGACGCTCCGGGGCGTACCGCCGACCGGGTGCACACCACCCGGGAGTTCTTCCAGCGCTACCTGCACAGCCTCGACGTGGAACGCGAGCAGTTGCCCGAGGAGTTCGCCGACCGCCTCACTGCCGTGATGGCCCACTACGGCGTCGCCGGCCTGGACCACACGGAAGACCTCGAGGAGGCTGTCTTCCGGCTCTTCCTGCTCCAGCAGCGCTGGACACCGGCTCTCCAGGTGGTCACCGGGATCCTCCAGCAGTGGGCGGCCATGGACCGTCCCCGAGAGGCCGGAGCCGAGACCCGCGCCATCCTGGACCGTCTGGTCATTGCCACCCAGCGTCGTTTCCCGCGGATCGGAGACCTGGCCAGGAGCATCCGCTTCGCCTGGTTCGACAAGCCGGCCCTGGATGCGCAGCAGGCCACAGCCCTGGCCCAGGTGCCCGAGCTGCTCGGCCACCTGCACGCCCTGCCCGAAGGCCCGACCCGTCAGGCCGTGGCGGAGGAACTCGTCTCCGCCCCGGACCGCCTGGTCGGCTTCCTGGGCGTCGACCCCACCCGCCGCGCCACGGCCGAGGAGCCACTGCTCGGCATCCTCACCCAGCGCCACTACCGCGGGCACGACCTCACGAACCTGACCGAGAGCACCGTCGAGGGCCACGGCGTGGTCACCGCCGACTACGTGATCGACGAGCAGCCCACGCGACTGGTCTCGGTGATCGCTGCCCTGGAGGAATTCCGTCCGGGGTCCTCGCTGGAGTCCGTGATCGCGTCGCTGGTCACGGAGCGCTCGGACGGCCAGGACGCCGTTCTCGATCTGTACCTGACGGCAGAGGAAGCCACGACGGGTGACGCACTCGCCGCCGAACTCATCGCACGAGCCGACCAGATGGCCTTCGTCACCGGCCTGCGTCGCCTGGTGGTCAGTGTCCTGCCCCTGCACGAGGGAAGCGTCGAGTACCTGACATTGCGCCCCGGCTCCGCGGGCCTCACGGAGGAGCGCATCCAGCGCGGTCACCACCCGATGGTCGGCCGCCAGCTCAACCTGTGGCGACTGGCGAACTTCGACCTGGAACGCCTCGAGGCCCCGGGCAGCACCGTGCTGCTGAAGGCCACAGCCACCACCAATGCCGACGACGTGAGGCTGGTCGCCCTCGCCCAGGTCAGGCGCCTGTCCATCCTGCGCGACGAGGACGGCAAGGTCACGGGCATGCCGCACCTGGAGCGGGCCCTGATCAATGCCACCGACGCCATCCGTCGCGCCCGCGCCGGTGCCCGCAAGGGCGAGCTGGACCACAACCACGTCTGGATCCACATCTGGGGCGAGCACGACGTCGACCTGCGCAACCTTCGTCAGCTGGAGCGCACCCTGGCACCGCTCACAGCCGACGCCGGCATCACCGAGGTCAGGATCCAGGCCACGGTGACCCGCACTCCCGGAACCCCGCCGGTCCCGACGGTGGTGCGTTTCAGCCTGCAGCCGGGTTTCGGCGTCCGCTTCCAGATCCAGGACCCGGCCACCGACCCGCTGGCCCCGGTCAGCGCCTACGACGAGAAGGTGCTGCGCGCCCGTCGCCGCGGCCTGGTCTATCCCTACGAGCTCTTCGGCCTGGTGTCGAGTTCACGCGGCACGGCCGTCGAGCTGGACCTCGACGAGTCCGGCGCCCTGGTGCCGGTCAATCGCGAGCACGGCCTCAACACGGCCGGCATCATCGTCGCCGACGTCTCCACCCCCACGCCCATCCACCCCGAGGGCGTGCGCCGGATCGTGCTCTTCGGAGACCCACTGAAGTCGCTGGGCTCCATCGGCGGCGCGGAGGCGGACCGGATCGTCGCCGCCATCGACCTGGCCGAACGCGAGCAGCTGCCCGTCGACTGGTTCACCCTGTCCTCCGGGGCGCGGATCTCGATGGAGTCCGGCACGGAGAACATGGACGCCGTGGCCCACGCCCTGCGCCGGATCGTGAACTTCACCCAGGACGGCGGCGAGATCAATGTGATCGTCGCGGGCATCAATGTCGGTGCCCAGCCCTATTGGAATGCCGAGGCCACCATGCTGATGCACACCAAGGGCATCCTGGTGATGACCCCGGACAGCGCGATGGTGCTCACCGGCAAGCAGTCGCTGGACTTCTCCGGTGGTGTCTCCGCCGAGGACAACCACGGCATCGGCGGCTACGACCGGATCATGGGCCCCAATGGCCAGGCCCAGTACTGGGCCAGCGACCTGGCCGGCGCCCAGCAGGTCCTGATGCGTCACTACGAGCACAGCTACGTCGCGCCCGGCGAGTCACGCCCTCGGGAGATCCCCACCCAGGACGAGGACGGCCGCGACGTCGGCACCACCCCGCACTCCTGTGAGGGAAGCGACTTCGCCACCGTGGCGGAGATCTTCAGCACGGACAAGAACCCGGAACGCAAGAAGCCCTTCGACATCCGCACCGTGATGCGGGCCGTCGCGGACGCCGACCATGAGCCGCTGGAACGGTGGGCGACGATGGCCAATGCAGACACCTCCGTGGTCTTCGACACCACCATCGGTGGCCTGCCGAGCACCCTGATCGGCATCGAGTCCAAGCCCACGCCCCGGGCCGGCTACCTCCCGGCCGACGGCCCGGACTCCTTCACCGGTGGCACCCTGTTCCCCCGCTCCTCCAAGAAGACCGCCCGCGCCATCAATGCGGCCTCCGGCAACCGCCCCGTGGTGGTGCTGGCCAACCTGTCCGGCTTCGACGGCTCCCCGGAGTCCATGCGCAACCTGCAGTTGGAGTACGGCGCCGAGATCGGCCGGGCGATGGTCAACTTCGAAGGCCCGATCGTCTTCATCGTGATCAGCCGTTACCACGGCGGCGCCTTCGTGGTCTTCTCCAAGGCGCTGAACGACGACATGACGGTCCTGGCGCTGGAGGGCTCCTACGCCTCGGTGATCGGCGGGGCCCCCGCGGCCGCCGTCGTCTTCGCCCGTGACGTGTCCCGACGCGTCGAGGCGGATGCTCGTCTGGTGGAGCTCAAGCAGCGCATCGCGCAGGCCGACGAGGCCGGCAAGGTGCCGCTGCAGGCGGAGCTCGCGGAACTGCGGGAAGAGGTGCGCGCCGAGATGATCTCCACCGTCGCCGGGGAGTTCGACGCCGTGCACAATGTGCACCGCGCGGTGGAGGTGGGATCCATCGACGAGGTGGTCAGCGTGTCGACGCTTCGCCCCCGGATCATCGAGATCCTGCGCAGCAAGCTCAGGTGA
- a CDS encoding TetR/AcrR family transcriptional regulator: MSPYFNREGLLNADATTRAPRRDVQRNRAKIIDAARAAFAQNGLEAPLDAIAKAAGVGAGTLYRHFPTREDLVAAVLEEHRPDLAREAQRITHQDHDPQRALDEWLDAIAGWMRAYEGLPAPLRAALDATGTPLGTTCERVIETTSSFLAPVQEAGQARSEITGRDLFLSVLATTWATAAQPSNPEPRLGRMLRHGWLTTEPHL; the protein is encoded by the coding sequence GTGTCTCCATATTTCAACCGGGAGGGCCTCTTGAACGCCGACGCCACCACGCGCGCCCCACGACGCGATGTGCAACGCAACCGAGCAAAGATCATCGATGCCGCCCGTGCCGCCTTCGCCCAGAATGGACTCGAGGCCCCGCTCGACGCCATCGCCAAGGCCGCCGGCGTCGGCGCTGGAACCTTGTACCGCCACTTCCCCACCCGCGAGGACCTCGTCGCCGCCGTCCTCGAGGAACACCGCCCCGACCTGGCCCGCGAGGCCCAACGAATCACCCACCAGGACCATGATCCGCAGCGCGCCCTGGACGAATGGTTGGATGCCATCGCCGGATGGATGCGTGCCTATGAAGGGCTCCCAGCTCCACTGCGCGCGGCACTCGACGCCACCGGCACCCCGCTCGGAACCACCTGCGAACGGGTGATCGAGACGACGTCGAGCTTCCTGGCGCCCGTCCAGGAGGCCGGACAGGCACGGAGCGAGATCACGGGCCGTGACCTCTTCCTGTCCGTCCTGGCAACCACCTGGGCCACTGCGGCACAGCCCTCGAATCCCGAACCCCGACTCGGCCGCATGCTGCGTCATGGATGGCTGACCACCGAGCCCCATCTGTAG
- a CDS encoding NADPH-dependent F420 reductase, producing the protein MKIGIIGTGNIGASLVRKLSAAGHRVTVANSRGPETIEAELLTSGAVAGTAEEAAKDVDVLVLSVPLSAIPKLAPLVASLPERTTVVDTSNFYPQRDGEGFVPADTVESVWVGEQLGRPVVKAWNCIGSASLASNGRPSGDPERLALPVAADREEDKKVAMELVEATGFTAHDAGTLAESWRQQPGTPCYGTDLSIGALPAALERADRENAPIRRDLVVQVFPTGWSARSAATSTTPVGTLRKAFRRSCGVGSECMVTFRL; encoded by the coding sequence ATGAAGATCGGCATCATCGGAACCGGAAACATCGGCGCCAGCCTCGTGCGCAAGCTCAGCGCCGCGGGTCACCGCGTCACAGTCGCCAACTCGCGCGGTCCTGAGACCATCGAGGCGGAGCTGCTCACCAGCGGGGCAGTTGCCGGCACGGCAGAGGAGGCAGCGAAGGATGTGGACGTGCTCGTGCTCTCGGTGCCGCTGAGCGCCATCCCGAAGCTGGCGCCGCTGGTTGCCTCCTTGCCGGAGCGAACGACCGTCGTCGACACCTCCAACTTCTACCCGCAACGCGATGGTGAGGGCTTTGTGCCAGCCGACACCGTCGAGAGCGTGTGGGTGGGCGAACAGCTGGGACGCCCCGTGGTCAAGGCGTGGAACTGCATCGGCTCCGCCTCCTTGGCCAGCAACGGACGCCCCAGTGGCGACCCCGAACGCCTCGCACTTCCCGTGGCCGCAGACCGCGAAGAGGACAAGAAGGTCGCGATGGAGCTCGTGGAGGCCACCGGCTTCACGGCGCATGACGCCGGCACCCTGGCCGAGTCGTGGCGTCAGCAGCCCGGCACCCCTTGCTACGGCACGGACTTGTCCATCGGCGCCCTCCCGGCAGCCCTGGAGCGCGCCGACCGTGAGAACGCCCCCATCCGACGCGATCTCGTGGTCCAGGTCTTCCCCACCGGTTGGTCCGCGCGTTCGGCCGCGACCAGCACGACGCCGGTGGGCACGCTCCGAAAGGCCTTCCGCAGGAGCTGTGGGGTGGGATCGGAGTGCATGGTGACCTTCCGGCTATGA
- the dusB gene encoding tRNA dihydrouridine synthase DusB, with the protein MSVYPPLRLSAPSRTDAVVVDTPVVLAPMAGITNRAFRQLCAEQGAGLYVCEMLTSRGIVIQDRKTQKMLGFAPNEVVRSVQTYGVDPEMVARATHVLCDQYGVNHVDLNFGCPVPKVTRKGGGGALPWKQDRFRAILRAVVKAADSYGVPVTMKTRKGIDDDHLYYLDAGRIAQQEGVAAICLHARTVGGAYSGQADWDAIARLVEHVDIPVLGNGDIWEASDAMRMMAQTGAAGVEVGRGCLGRPWLFRDLADAFAGRETQHKPTLGEVAAMVRRHGELLAEIMGEKYGLTDLRKHMAWYFKGFPVGGDLRHQLAMISDFETFDALLAQLDHEAPFPEMELGKPRGRQGTPRAKVILPYGWYDDTNGLDLELDEDDAAGSGG; encoded by the coding sequence GTGAGCGTCTATCCGCCCCTTCGCCTGTCGGCACCCAGCAGGACCGATGCCGTCGTCGTCGACACGCCCGTGGTCCTGGCTCCGATGGCCGGCATCACCAACCGCGCCTTCCGGCAGTTGTGCGCCGAACAGGGCGCAGGTCTGTACGTGTGCGAGATGCTCACCAGCCGCGGCATCGTCATCCAGGACCGCAAGACCCAGAAGATGCTCGGCTTTGCGCCCAATGAGGTGGTGCGCAGCGTCCAGACCTATGGTGTTGATCCGGAGATGGTGGCCCGCGCCACCCACGTCCTGTGTGACCAGTACGGCGTGAACCACGTGGACCTGAACTTCGGCTGCCCGGTGCCGAAGGTGACCCGTAAGGGTGGCGGCGGAGCACTTCCGTGGAAGCAGGACCGCTTCCGCGCCATCCTGCGGGCCGTGGTCAAGGCGGCCGACAGCTACGGCGTCCCGGTGACGATGAAGACCCGCAAGGGCATCGACGACGACCACCTGTACTACCTCGACGCGGGACGCATCGCCCAGCAGGAGGGCGTCGCCGCCATCTGCCTGCATGCCCGCACCGTGGGTGGGGCCTACTCCGGACAGGCCGACTGGGACGCGATCGCCCGCCTGGTGGAGCACGTCGACATCCCGGTACTGGGCAATGGCGACATCTGGGAGGCCAGTGACGCGATGCGGATGATGGCCCAGACCGGTGCCGCCGGCGTCGAGGTGGGCCGCGGCTGCCTGGGCCGGCCGTGGCTCTTCCGCGACCTTGCCGACGCCTTCGCGGGCCGCGAGACCCAGCACAAGCCGACGCTGGGTGAGGTGGCGGCCATGGTGCGCCGCCACGGTGAACTCCTGGCTGAGATCATGGGCGAGAAGTACGGCCTGACCGATCTGCGCAAGCACATGGCCTGGTACTTCAAGGGCTTCCCGGTGGGTGGTGACCTGCGGCACCAGCTGGCGATGATCAGTGACTTCGAGACCTTCGATGCCCTGCTCGCCCAGCTGGACCACGAGGCGCCCTTCCCGGAGATGGAGCTGGGCAAGCCCCGTGGCCGGCAGGGGACCCCGCGGGCCAAGGTGATCCTGCCCTACGGCTGGTACGACGACACGAACGGCCTGGACCTCGAACTCGACGAGGACGACGCCGCAGGTTCGGGAGGCTGA
- a CDS encoding HD domain-containing protein: MHGHEGDDFIQAHTDSHARMGTGPVLGRESREEREAMLLRPGATLARGAGDRVITEEPDSERTCFERDRDRIVHSPAFRRLAGKTQVVVYPTDHQRTRLTHAIEVAQVATSIARGLGANVSLADAIALGHDCGHGPGGHASEDAFDAFIPEGYDHGPWGADVVLTGLNLCSQTLDGIRNHSWSRPAPATIEGEIVSWSDRIAYCAHDLEDAIHAGIVALEDLPKDVAAIAGIGRRAQLGTFIRAVVRTTNATGSVGMDPETARALASLRRFNYERIYTRPDSVAQSHAVVEVLHGLVEAYVKRPELMPQDYRWDDVIRGAVTYVGGMTDRFAFDQAEHLLGWSKDRLPRGIGRGI; encoded by the coding sequence ATGCACGGGCACGAGGGCGATGACTTCATCCAGGCCCATACGGACTCCCATGCCCGGATGGGGACTGGTCCCGTGCTGGGCCGGGAGTCCCGGGAGGAACGTGAGGCCATGCTGCTGCGGCCGGGCGCGACCCTCGCCAGGGGGGCGGGGGACCGAGTCATCACCGAGGAACCAGACTCGGAACGCACCTGCTTCGAGCGCGACCGCGACCGGATCGTCCACTCCCCGGCCTTCCGACGGCTGGCCGGCAAGACCCAAGTGGTCGTCTACCCGACCGACCACCAGCGCACTCGTCTCACCCACGCCATCGAGGTGGCCCAGGTGGCCACCTCCATCGCTCGCGGCTTGGGGGCCAATGTGTCATTGGCCGACGCGATCGCACTGGGACACGACTGCGGCCACGGGCCGGGCGGACATGCCTCCGAGGATGCCTTCGACGCCTTCATCCCCGAGGGCTATGACCATGGCCCGTGGGGAGCCGACGTCGTCCTGACCGGCCTGAACCTCTGCTCCCAGACCCTCGACGGGATCCGCAATCACTCGTGGAGCCGCCCCGCACCGGCAACCATCGAGGGGGAGATCGTCAGCTGGAGCGACCGAATCGCCTACTGCGCGCACGACCTGGAGGACGCGATCCACGCCGGCATCGTCGCGCTGGAGGACTTGCCGAAGGACGTCGCCGCCATCGCGGGAATCGGCCGTCGGGCGCAGTTGGGTACCTTCATCCGGGCTGTGGTTCGCACCACGAATGCCACGGGAAGCGTCGGGATGGACCCGGAGACCGCCCGCGCCCTGGCCAGTCTGCGGCGCTTCAACTACGAGCGGATCTACACCCGACCGGACTCGGTGGCCCAGTCGCACGCCGTCGTCGAGGTGCTGCACGGTTTGGTCGAAGCCTATGTGAAGCGTCCGGAGCTGATGCCTCAGGACTATCGCTGGGACGACGTCATCCGTGGAGCCGTCACCTATGTGGGTGGCATGACGGACCGTTTCGCGTTCGACCAGGCCGAGCACCTGCTGGGGTGGAGCAAGGACCGCCTGCCCCGCGGCATCGGCCGGGGCATCTGA
- a CDS encoding ABC transporter permease, translated as MIVNLDWQLGLALVLLVTVAVLSSLRGGYKQEGDVVVAASRAALQLAAVSVVIVFCLQHLWAASLFCLLMFAVAVRTTVKRTAAGNAWPWTALAMLCGVVPVLAIIFGTGTSPFSGAALVPIAGIVIGNMMTAHTLFGRRQFACLRENFPGYEAALSIGLQRPEAIKLVTESTAREALVPNLDTTRTVGLVTLPGAFVGVLLGGGSALQAGAAQVLVLVGIMAGQSVTVVMANELMQRGLLLPADLRERLHV; from the coding sequence GTGATCGTGAACCTTGACTGGCAGCTGGGCCTCGCCCTGGTGCTGCTGGTGACAGTGGCCGTGCTCAGCTCACTTCGCGGCGGCTACAAGCAGGAAGGCGATGTGGTGGTGGCGGCCTCCCGTGCCGCACTGCAACTGGCGGCCGTCTCGGTCGTGATCGTCTTCTGCCTCCAACACCTGTGGGCTGCGAGCCTCTTCTGCCTGCTGATGTTCGCCGTCGCCGTGCGCACCACCGTCAAGCGGACCGCCGCCGGCAATGCCTGGCCGTGGACGGCACTGGCGATGCTCTGCGGCGTCGTGCCGGTACTGGCAATCATCTTCGGCACCGGTACCTCGCCCTTCAGTGGTGCGGCGCTGGTGCCGATCGCGGGCATCGTGATTGGGAACATGATGACCGCCCACACGCTCTTCGGCCGGCGCCAGTTCGCCTGTCTGCGGGAGAACTTCCCCGGCTATGAGGCGGCACTGTCCATCGGCCTGCAGCGGCCCGAGGCCATCAAACTGGTCACCGAGAGCACCGCCCGCGAGGCTCTGGTGCCCAACCTCGACACGACGCGCACCGTGGGACTGGTGACCCTGCCCGGCGCCTTCGTCGGCGTGCTGCTCGGCGGTGGCTCCGCCCTCCAGGCCGGGGCCGCGCAGGTACTCGTGCTGGTGGGGATCATGGCCGGTCAGAGCGTCACCGTCGTGATGGCCAATGAGCTGATGCAGCGGGGCCTCCTGCTGCCCGCAGACCTGCGGGAGCGCCTTCACGTGTGA